One Pyrococcus furiosus DSM 3638 genomic region harbors:
- the glmA gene encoding exo-beta-D-glucosaminidase, producing the protein MMVKPIFLDGKRIVVYGGTLQYFRVPRNSWERMLKKMKSHGLNTIDTYIAWNWHEPQEGLFDFTGETHPQRDLVGFLDLAQKLGFYVIIRPGPYICGEWKNGGIPEWLINSHPEILAKGPNGTLPRDIYYPPITYLHPTYLEYVMKWYENVFPIIKEYLYSNGGPIINVTIDDEPSYWETIFQAFLTDYNEIVVKENGIWHSWLKENYQLDELEERYGQKFSDYAEIVPPTSFSEPLPKILDWHHFKIWMINEYVRILYEKIKKYVDVPISILDPYLLLAAWKEFYLYVTKHKLDIHLWTEFWYSFYRTFDFKEDRLGHLYYKTGVYRYYINKLKTPPLSIETQTSLANVIEKDEAELLYALLPALGIHNINYYLYVGGENPKGYESHNGATWDVYSPIGLDGRERQHVEPIKWIGEFLKSNMDFIESQLKPKVAFGMYEPYEALSMWGHRPESFEESVNLQEYLFGERGLLTLLAMSNVPFDVIDLELSTVEEMLQYEQIWIYSLDFMSREVQEKLARYVEEGGNLVILPTLPSLDENMKPYTKLRDFLGIEVEKAKARDNMRLIPYISVDAEEIDRMVVRNVVREVKGGKAIAWVGDKVVGVMVRKGKGSAVVLGFRLQYYSSYHDLHRKFVDKILQLQGIERDFEVSNRDIIVIPRGNYLVVVNPRDDKVTGKVRYRGVEFNVELNKRGVLYIPINVEINGIKVLYATATPVGRGEGTIRFRNHLANVTEIAINGKIKEVSGGYILQEKSSGEKNIYVIKHESETFEIRV; encoded by the coding sequence ATGATGGTAAAACCTATCTTCCTTGATGGTAAAAGGATTGTTGTTTATGGAGGTACCCTTCAGTATTTTAGAGTTCCCAGGAACTCCTGGGAAAGAATGCTAAAGAAAATGAAGTCTCACGGGCTAAACACCATTGATACGTACATTGCTTGGAATTGGCACGAGCCCCAAGAAGGACTCTTCGACTTTACTGGCGAAACTCACCCCCAAAGAGATCTCGTCGGTTTTCTTGATCTAGCACAAAAACTCGGCTTTTACGTTATCATAAGACCTGGCCCATACATTTGTGGAGAGTGGAAAAATGGAGGCATCCCTGAGTGGTTGATTAACTCTCATCCAGAAATACTTGCAAAAGGCCCGAATGGTACTCTTCCAAGGGATATATACTATCCTCCAATCACATACCTCCATCCCACTTACTTGGAATATGTAATGAAGTGGTATGAGAATGTTTTTCCTATAATAAAGGAATATCTGTACTCCAATGGGGGGCCTATAATAAACGTGACGATTGATGACGAACCTTCCTACTGGGAAACCATCTTCCAGGCATTCTTGACCGATTACAACGAAATAGTAGTTAAGGAGAATGGGATCTGGCACTCTTGGCTAAAGGAAAACTACCAGTTGGATGAATTGGAGGAGAGATACGGTCAGAAGTTTTCAGATTATGCTGAGATTGTCCCACCAACGTCATTCTCAGAGCCCCTTCCAAAGATACTCGACTGGCATCACTTCAAGATATGGATGATCAACGAGTACGTAAGGATACTCTACGAAAAGATAAAGAAGTACGTTGATGTTCCAATTAGCATTTTAGATCCCTATTTACTCTTAGCCGCATGGAAGGAGTTTTACCTCTACGTAACCAAGCACAAGCTCGACATCCACCTATGGACGGAGTTCTGGTACTCATTCTACAGAACATTTGACTTCAAAGAAGACAGACTCGGCCACCTCTACTATAAGACGGGGGTTTATAGATATTACATAAACAAGCTGAAGACTCCCCCACTAAGCATAGAGACCCAAACATCCCTCGCCAATGTTATAGAGAAGGATGAGGCCGAGCTCCTCTATGCCCTCCTTCCAGCTTTGGGAATCCACAACATAAACTACTATCTCTACGTGGGTGGCGAAAATCCGAAAGGTTATGAATCACACAACGGAGCTACCTGGGACGTGTATTCCCCCATAGGATTGGATGGAAGAGAAAGACAGCACGTGGAACCAATAAAGTGGATTGGCGAGTTCTTAAAGTCTAACATGGACTTCATCGAGTCCCAACTAAAGCCAAAAGTTGCCTTTGGGATGTACGAGCCTTATGAAGCCTTAAGCATGTGGGGACATCGGCCAGAAAGCTTCGAAGAGAGCGTAAATCTCCAAGAATATCTCTTTGGGGAGAGAGGATTGCTCACACTCTTGGCCATGAGCAATGTTCCCTTTGACGTCATAGACCTTGAACTTTCCACTGTAGAGGAGATGCTCCAATATGAGCAGATTTGGATTTACAGCCTGGATTTCATGAGCAGAGAAGTTCAAGAAAAGCTTGCTAGATACGTGGAAGAGGGAGGAAACCTCGTGATCCTACCAACCCTTCCATCCCTTGATGAGAACATGAAGCCCTACACAAAGCTGAGGGACTTCCTAGGAATTGAAGTTGAGAAGGCCAAGGCAAGGGATAACATGAGGTTAATTCCCTACATCAGCGTTGATGCAGAGGAGATAGACAGGATGGTCGTCAGAAACGTCGTTAGGGAGGTTAAAGGAGGGAAAGCTATAGCTTGGGTTGGAGATAAAGTAGTAGGGGTTATGGTAAGGAAAGGAAAAGGTTCTGCAGTTGTCTTAGGGTTCAGGCTTCAGTACTACTCGAGCTACCACGATCTACACAGGAAGTTTGTTGATAAGATACTCCAGCTCCAAGGGATTGAAAGGGATTTTGAAGTCTCAAACAGAGACATAATAGTAATTCCAAGAGGGAATTATCTGGTGGTGGTAAATCCCAGGGACGACAAGGTTACTGGAAAAGTTAGATACAGGGGTGTCGAGTTTAATGTTGAGCTTAATAAGAGGGGAGTTCTCTACATCCCAATTAATGTGGAAATAAACGGCATTAAGGTGCTCTATGCCACAGCAACTCCAGTGGGAAGGGGAGAGGGAACAATTAGATTTAGAAACCATTTGGCAAATGTAACTGAAATTGCAATTAACGGCAAGATCAAGGAAGTCTCAGGGGGGTATATCCTCCAAGAGAAGAGCTCAGGAGAGAAAAACA
- the glmD gene encoding glucosamine-6-phosphate deaminase, producing MKTLTEIKQTPKGIIKADESFNQVKDKIRLPRRILYLGCGSSHFLAKLLAMVTNMHGGTGVALPCSEFLYSKEAYPIGKPELVVGISRSGETTEVLLALEKINTPKLGISAYESSLTRACDYSLVVPTIEESVVMTHSFTAFYFAYLQLLRHSYGLPLLEATEVAKATEKALEYENYIKEIVEDFDFQNVIFLGSGLLYPVALEASLKMKEMAIFWSEAYPTFEVRHGFKAIADENTLVVLMAQELFEWHKKLVNEFKGQRARVLLISNSQQEFGQDYSIEVPRLSKDATPIPYLPVVQLLSYYKAVARGLNPDNPRFLDKVVRW from the coding sequence ATGAAAACGCTAACAGAGATTAAACAAACTCCTAAAGGTATAATCAAGGCAGATGAGAGCTTTAATCAGGTGAAAGATAAAATAAGACTACCACGCCGCATCCTATACCTGGGATGCGGCTCTTCCCACTTTTTAGCCAAGCTCTTAGCAATGGTCACAAACATGCACGGAGGAACTGGAGTAGCCCTACCTTGTTCGGAGTTCCTCTATTCTAAAGAAGCATATCCAATAGGGAAACCAGAACTAGTAGTTGGGATATCAAGGTCAGGAGAAACAACAGAAGTTCTTCTGGCCCTAGAAAAGATCAATACTCCAAAGCTTGGAATCTCTGCCTATGAAAGCTCTCTAACTAGAGCTTGCGATTATTCCCTGGTTGTTCCCACTATAGAAGAGAGCGTCGTGATGACGCATTCATTTACAGCCTTTTACTTTGCATATCTCCAGTTACTGAGACACTCTTATGGACTTCCATTATTAGAGGCCACTGAAGTTGCCAAAGCGACTGAAAAGGCTCTTGAATACGAGAATTATATAAAGGAGATAGTGGAAGATTTTGATTTCCAAAATGTAATCTTCCTGGGTTCAGGGTTGTTATATCCAGTGGCCCTAGAGGCCAGTCTAAAAATGAAGGAAATGGCGATATTCTGGAGTGAAGCTTATCCAACATTCGAGGTAAGACATGGTTTCAAGGCAATAGCAGATGAAAACACTCTAGTTGTGCTAATGGCCCAGGAACTTTTTGAATGGCATAAGAAGCTCGTTAATGAGTTCAAAGGTCAAAGAGCAAGAGTATTATTAATCTCAAATTCTCAACAGGAGTTTGGGCAAGACTATTCTATAGAGGTTCCCAGGTTGAGCAAGGATGCAACCCCAATTCCCTATCTTCCTGTGGTTCAGCTTCTTTCCTATTATAAAGCCGTAGCTCGGGGATTAAATCCAGACAATCCCAGGTTTTTAGATAAAGTTGTGAGGTGGTAA
- a CDS encoding ABC transporter ATP-binding protein: MLELENVTKTFTSGLFGGYEIRAVDGVSFKVEEGEIVSLIGESGSGKTTIGKLILRLIKPTSGRILFKGEDIWSFDKERLRRYYYKNVQAVFQDPFASFNPLHKVDRVFDLVFKNFLGNVGEEEKKEMIKRSLESVGLNPSEVLGKYPHQLSGGQLQRILIARALLVEPSLLIADEAVSMLDASTRIDILNLLGEFRDRVGTSVIFITHDLALGYYISDKVVIMYRGRIVEWGDAEKIFNNPLHPYTRMLLESVPDLNVKWEFKGIEPEREEEGIYEIQGCRYAPRCPYAREECYKKPPQTTQPEKNHHVACYLYERGEAL, from the coding sequence GTGCTTGAACTCGAGAATGTGACAAAAACCTTCACCTCGGGACTCTTTGGTGGATATGAGATTAGGGCAGTGGATGGAGTATCATTCAAGGTTGAGGAGGGTGAGATAGTAAGCTTGATAGGGGAGAGTGGGAGTGGGAAGACTACAATCGGAAAACTAATCCTAAGGTTGATTAAGCCAACTTCTGGGAGGATACTCTTCAAGGGGGAGGACATTTGGAGTTTTGACAAGGAGAGGTTGAGGAGGTATTATTACAAGAACGTGCAGGCAGTCTTCCAAGACCCCTTCGCCAGCTTCAACCCCCTCCACAAGGTTGACAGAGTCTTCGACCTAGTATTCAAGAACTTCCTGGGGAATGTTGGTGAAGAGGAGAAAAAAGAAATGATCAAGAGGAGTTTAGAAAGCGTAGGCCTTAACCCCAGTGAAGTGTTGGGAAAATACCCACACCAGTTGAGTGGAGGGCAATTACAAAGAATCCTAATTGCCAGGGCATTACTCGTTGAACCATCACTCTTGATTGCAGATGAGGCAGTGTCAATGCTCGATGCTTCAACTAGAATTGACATTCTAAACTTGTTGGGCGAATTCAGGGATAGGGTTGGGACTTCAGTAATCTTCATTACACATGATTTAGCCTTGGGTTATTACATTAGTGATAAGGTTGTGATCATGTACAGGGGGAGGATTGTCGAGTGGGGTGATGCTGAGAAAATCTTCAACAACCCCCTACACCCCTACACGAGAATGTTGCTGGAGAGTGTTCCTGACTTGAATGTGAAGTGGGAGTTTAAGGGGATTGAGCCTGAGAGGGAAGAGGAAGGGATTTATGAGATTCAAGGCTGCAGGTACGCGCCCAGATGCCCTTACGCTAGAGAAGAATGCTACAAAAAACCACCACAAACAACCCAACCAGAAAAAAACCACCACGTAGCATGCTACCTCTATGAAAGGGGTGAGGCTTTATGA
- a CDS encoding ABC transporter ATP-binding protein, whose product MIVLEVRNLRIYYSTPVGFVKAVDGVSFEVKKGEVFGIAGESRCGKSTLVHSLILRKPPMTHKGGKAIFKGKDLMKLSREEARKIQYKELSIIPQYAMNALNPTKKIKDIVWDLAREHGMQDREEVEKLLKERLSMVKLSPKVAEMYPVELSGGMRQRATMVVSTLLNPDLLIADEITSALDVTTQRVVIELLHYFMQEGIVKSIIFVTHDLALLKQIADRVMVMYAGKVVEIGPMEEVLESPAHPYTQMLLDSLPRMGVHYKRQKLHGIPGYPISLLNPPQGCRFYTRCPYAMEHCPKIEPKLVQVSKEHYAACHLLGGEGSA is encoded by the coding sequence GTGATTGTGCTTGAGGTGAGGAATCTCAGGATTTATTATTCAACTCCAGTTGGTTTTGTAAAAGCAGTTGATGGAGTAAGTTTCGAAGTCAAGAAGGGGGAAGTGTTTGGAATTGCTGGAGAGAGCCGTTGTGGGAAATCAACCCTCGTCCACTCCCTAATCCTCAGAAAACCACCAATGACACACAAAGGCGGAAAAGCAATCTTCAAGGGGAAAGACTTAATGAAACTCTCGAGGGAGGAGGCAAGAAAAATCCAATACAAGGAGTTATCAATAATCCCACAATACGCAATGAACGCCCTAAACCCAACGAAAAAAATCAAGGACATAGTGTGGGACTTAGCCAGAGAGCACGGCATGCAAGATAGAGAGGAAGTCGAAAAACTCTTGAAAGAAAGACTAAGCATGGTAAAACTCTCACCAAAGGTCGCCGAAATGTACCCAGTGGAATTGAGTGGAGGAATGAGGCAGAGAGCCACAATGGTAGTCTCAACCCTCCTAAACCCAGACTTGCTAATTGCTGATGAAATAACATCAGCCCTAGACGTGACGACACAAAGAGTTGTCATTGAATTACTCCACTACTTCATGCAGGAGGGGATTGTAAAATCAATAATCTTCGTTACACACGATCTAGCCTTGCTAAAACAGATTGCAGACAGGGTTATGGTGATGTACGCGGGGAAGGTTGTTGAAATCGGGCCAATGGAGGAGGTTTTAGAATCCCCAGCCCACCCCTACACGCAAATGCTCCTCGACTCCCTCCCAAGAATGGGTGTACACTACAAGAGGCAAAAACTCCACGGAATCCCAGGTTATCCAATAAGCCTACTAAACCCACCCCAAGGTTGCAGATTCTACACAAGATGCCCCTACGCAATGGAACACTGTCCAAAAATAGAGCCAAAATTAGTCCAAGTCTCCAAAGAGCATTACGCAGCCTGCCACCTCCTCGGGGGTGAGGGAAGTGCTTGA
- a CDS encoding ABC transporter permease — MKTIKLAFKNNKFKFGFGILVAFIIFGLIGPLFTPFANDGLYYEQVGRIKIASYSTKTLPPMTRENITTYTGKSIEVLHILGTDKEGKDLYTQLVYGLRTSLWIAFLAAIIGTLMGITIGFVSGYKGGIVDEILMMLVNIMLVIPSIVLLILVAAYLEARSPEIQAIIIGLTNWPWVARSVRAQTLSLKNREFVYLSKIMGLEDLRIIIEDILPNMISYIFMAGILQVSGAVLASATLDFIGLGPTTMVSLGVILQKAIMHNALQFGWWWWFIPPGLFITLIITALFFVNLGLEEVFNPRLRRE; from the coding sequence ATGAAAACAATAAAGCTCGCATTCAAAAATAACAAATTTAAATTTGGATTTGGAATATTAGTAGCTTTTATAATCTTTGGGCTAATTGGCCCGCTTTTTACTCCCTTTGCAAATGATGGATTGTATTATGAACAAGTAGGTAGAATCAAGATTGCATCATACTCAACCAAAACTCTTCCTCCAATGACCAGGGAAAACATAACCACGTACACAGGAAAAAGCATCGAAGTCCTACACATCCTCGGAACAGACAAGGAAGGAAAAGACCTCTACACCCAGCTTGTCTATGGCCTCAGAACATCTCTGTGGATAGCGTTTTTGGCCGCAATAATAGGAACTCTAATGGGAATAACAATAGGGTTTGTCTCAGGCTACAAGGGAGGAATAGTAGACGAAATCTTAATGATGCTTGTCAACATAATGCTGGTAATCCCCTCAATAGTACTTTTAATCCTAGTGGCTGCTTATCTTGAGGCCAGAAGTCCTGAGATTCAAGCTATTATAATAGGATTAACAAACTGGCCATGGGTTGCCAGGTCAGTTAGAGCACAAACGCTCTCGCTAAAGAATAGGGAGTTTGTCTACCTCTCTAAGATAATGGGGCTTGAAGACCTTAGGATAATAATAGAAGACATTCTTCCAAACATGATATCTTACATCTTCATGGCCGGAATTCTCCAAGTTAGTGGGGCAGTCTTAGCTTCAGCAACTCTAGATTTCATAGGACTAGGACCAACTACTATGGTTTCCCTGGGGGTAATCCTTCAGAAAGCAATTATGCACAATGCCCTTCAGTTCGGCTGGTGGTGGTGGTTCATTCCACCAGGATTGTTTATAACTCTCATAATCACAGCGTTGTTCTTTGTGAATCTCGGTCTTGAGGAGGTTTTTAATCCGAGGTTGAGGAGGGAGTGA